Proteins from a single region of Punica granatum isolate Tunisia-2019 chromosome 8, ASM765513v2, whole genome shotgun sequence:
- the LOC116187408 gene encoding pentatricopeptide repeat-containing protein At1g73400, mitochondrial — translation MYPGAWKHLNSAPAVCKSLCRFSISAGAKTPVARRRGRSNERGYRTVHSSPIRRYNPICRSNSGYTLSLRSISHVTTSGSSSNRRILGFPASSSSRFDPFRCRPFCSETVQLSLTRPDSDSRDVPGERFYGDADKLFKTVMDNSRPHDPMESALDRAEVGLSTELVLEVLRRLHFEEKTAFRFFTWAGRREFYEHEPKAYNEMIDILSSTKYKAKQFRIVCDVLDYVKRSGKRAVPVETLLGMMRSYTEKHLTHLQKFAKKKRIRVKTQPEINAFNLLLDALCKCSLVEEAEELLRRVKAKVKPDSNTYNVLFFGWCRVRNPTRGMRVLEEMIDMGLKPDNFTYNTAIDTFCKTGMVDEAVELFEFMQNKGSTMSSPTARTYAIMIVALAQNDRKEDWFRFLRDMISSGTLPDVSTYKEVIEGMCSAGKVEDAYRFLEEMAKNGYPPDIVTYNCFLKVLCESKKSDEALRLYDKMIKSGCMPSVQTFNMLMEMFFKMNEPEGAFEAWGEMEKRGCERDPETYCVMIDGLFGCNKVEEACFLLDEVISRGMKLPYRTFDSFMMELSVIGNLQAIHRLSEHMRKFYNPAMARRFAMNQKRKSTSLRGK, via the exons ATGTACCCGGGTGCATGGAAACATCTCAACAGTGCCCCCGCCGTCTGCAAAAGCCTCTGCCGCTTCTCCATTTCCGCCGGAGCGAAAACTCCGGTCGCTCGCCGTCGAGGAAGAAGCAACGAACGAGGGTATCGAACCGTGCACAGCTCACCCATCAG ACGGTACAATCCCATCTGCAGAAGCAATTCCGGCTATACTCTGAGTCTAAGATCAATCTCTCATGTCACAACTTCCGGCTCGTCTTCGAATCGTCGAATTCTCGGCTTCCCAGCAAGCTCGAGCAGTAGATTTGACCCATTTCGTTGTCGGCCGTTTTGCTCAGAAACAGTTCAGTTGAGCCTAACAAGGCCCGATTCCGATAGTCGGGATGTGCCCGGCGAGCGTTTCTATGGAGACGCCGACAAGTTGTTCAAGACTGTCATGGACAACTCCCGCCCTCACGATCCCATGGAGAGCGCCCTCGATCGGGCCGAGGTCGGTTTGAGCACCGAGCTGGTGCTCGAGGTGCTCCGGAGGCTCCACTTCGAGGAGAAGACGGCCTTCAGGTTCTTCACTTGGGCGGGGCGGCGGGAGTTCTACGAGCATGAGCCTAAAGCCTACAACGAGATGATCGACATACTGTCGAGCACGAAGTACAAGGCGAAGCAGTTCCGGATCGTGTGCGATGTGCTCGATTATGTGAAGAGGAGTGGGAAGAGGGCGGTCCCCGTCGAGACCCTCCTGGGGATGATGAGGAGTTACACCGAGAAGCACCTCACCCATCTTCAGAAGTTcgcgaagaagaagaggataaGGGTGAAAACTCAGCCCGAGATCAACGCTTTTAACTTGCTATTAGATGCTCTGTGCAAGTGTAGTTTAGTCGAGGAGGCTGAAGAGTTGCTGAGGAGAGTTAAGGCGAAGGTCAAGCCCGACTCGAACACGTACAATGTGCTGTTCTTCGGGTGGTGTCGGGTGAGAAATCCGACACGGGGGATGAGAGTCCTGGAGGAAATGATCGACATGGGCCTCAAGCCTGATAATTTTACATACAATACTGCGATTGATACTTTTTGTAAGACGGGGATGGTGGATGAGGCAGTGGAGCTCTTTGAGTTCATGCAGAATAAGGGCTCCACTATGTCCTCTCCGACTGCAAGGACTTATGCGATCATGATTGTCGCCCTTGCACAGAATGACCGGAAGGAGGATTGGTTCAGGTTTCTGAGGGACATGATAAGCAGCGGGACCCTCCCTGATGTTTCAACGTACAAGGAAGTGATAGAAGGAATGTGCTCGGCGGGTAAAGTAGAGGACGCGTATAGATTCCTTGAGGAAATGGCGAAGAATGGGTACCCTCCGGACATAGTCACTTATAATTGCTTCCTCAAGGTCCTCTGTGAGAGCAAGAAGAGCGATGAGGCACTTAGGCTTTATGATAAAATGATCAAATCAGGCTGCATGCCCAGTGTTCAGACATTCAATATGCTGATGGAGATGTTTTTCAAAATGAATGAACCCGAGGGGGCATTTGAGGCTTGGGGCGAGATGGAGAAGAGGGGCTGTGAACGAGATCCTGAAACTTATTGTGTGATGAttgatgggctttttgggtGCAATAAGGTGGAGGAGGCATGCTTCCTTTTGGACGAGGTTATAAGCAGAGGGATGAAATTGCCTTACCGGACATTCGATTCTTTTATGATGGAGCTCTCTGTGATAGGCAATCTTCAGGCCATTCACCGGCTCTCGGAGCATATGAGGAAGTTCTATAATCCTGCTATGGCGAGGCGATTCGCAATGAATCAGAAGAGGAAGAGCACGAGTTTGAGAGGGAAGTAG
- the LOC116187515 gene encoding uncharacterized protein LOC116187515, giving the protein MQSYSKTIKHFSHSHSLDLGYTAPRNSADSPPLCPAAKTEALGWTYVCRGCCNFSIHAWCAALPRAITHTPPHFHSCHQLKLLPAPAHPSGFFKCDGCGHHGDGFSYRCTTAGSDFDLHVVCATKPLKDTHRSHLHELSLTFSPPYNDRAFSCDLRGAAGSNHWLYRCGSCNFTPIEAA; this is encoded by the coding sequence ATGCAGAGCTATTCCAAAACCATCAAGCACTTCAGCCATTCACACTCCCTGGACCTTGGGTACACGGCCCCCCGGAACAGTGCCGACTCGCCACCGTTGTGCCCGGCCGCCAAGACCGAGGCTTTGGGGTGGACCTACGTGTGCCGCGGGTGCTGCAACTTCTCCATCCACGCGTGGTGCGCTGCCCTCCCTCGGGCCATCACCCACACCCCCCCACACTTTCACTCGTGCCACCAACTGAAGCTCCTCCCTGCTCCGGCCCACCCGAGCGGCTTCTTTAAATGCGACGGCTGTGGCCATCATGGGGATGGATTCAGCTATCGCTGCACCACTGCTGGCAGCGACTTTGACCTCCACGTTGTCTGTGCCACCAAGCCGCTCAAGGACACCCACCGCTCCCACCTGCACGAGCTCAGCCTCACCTTCAGCCCTCCCTACAATGATAGAGCCTTCTCCTGCGACTTACGTGGAGCTGCCGGGTCGAACCACTGGCTATACCGGTGTGGCTCGTGCAATTTCACGCCCATTGAGGCTGCGTGA